A stretch of Bombina bombina isolate aBomBom1 chromosome 2, aBomBom1.pri, whole genome shotgun sequence DNA encodes these proteins:
- the LOC128647055 gene encoding olfactory receptor 6B1-like yields the protein MTLINQSQLTEFILIGFPSNKNLQVLLFMVFLSFYILTVTTNVFIIGTVSLDPKLKRSPMYVFLSHFSFLEIWYTTVTIPKMLVDFTEDTNTISHSGCIVQIYFFFSLGLTELFFLAAMAYDRYLAICHPLRYNSLMTSKLCNQLSILSWLCGFFSSFLLVIPSSRLLFCGPNTINHFFCDFIPLLNISCTEIFIIDKIFYSIAWIIILYSFLLTITSYYCIIMTIYRLPFGTGRKKAFSTCVSHLTVVLTFYGTIIFMYIRPSKQYAFNIDKVVSIFYAVVIPLLNPLVYTIRNREVKKAMRNMIMKNCIS from the coding sequence GCAATAAGAATCTACAAGTCCTGCTCTTTATGGTTTTCCTAAGCTTCTACATTTTGACTGTTACCACTAATGTGTTTATTATTGGAACTGTGAGCCTTGATCCAAAGCTCAAGAGGAGCCCTATGTATGTATTTTTGAGCCATTTTTCATTTCTTGAGATCTGGTATACAACTGTTACAATCCCTAAAATGCTTGTTGATTTTACAGAGGACACAAACACAATATCTCATTCAGGTTGCATTGTCCAGATCTATTTCTTCTTTTCATTGGGGCTTACAGAGCTATTCTTTCTTGCTGCTATGGCATATGACAGATATTTGGCTATATGTCACCCTTTACGATACAACTCTCTCATGACAAGTAAATTGTGTAACCAACTTTCCATTTTATCTTGGCTTTGTGGATTTTTTAGTAGTTTTTTATTGGTTATTCCAAGTTCAAGACTCTTGTTCTGTGGTCCAAATActattaatcatttcttttgtgatttcaTTCCCTTGTTGAATATTTCCTGCACTGAAATTTTTATAATAGATAAGATTTTCTATTCTATAGCCTGGATAATCATATTGTATTCTTTTTTGCTGACAATTACTTCATACTACTGTATTATTATGACCATCTATAGACTTCCATTCGGTACAGGGAGGAAGAAAGCCTTTTCAACGTGTGTTTCTCATTTGACTGTTGTCTTGACTTTTTATGGGacaattatttttatgtatattcgtCCATCTAAACAATATGCATTTAATATAGATAAGGTTGTTTCTATCTTCTATGCTGTGGTAATACCTTTGCTAAATCCTTTAGTTTACACCATACGTAACAGAGAAGTTAAAAAGGCAATGAGAAACATGATAATGAAAAACTGTATTTCCTAG